A part of Amycolatopsis lurida genomic DNA contains:
- a CDS encoding N-acetylmuramoyl-L-alanine amidase encodes MPRPFRPVTLEPLRRRSKRTAGLAVLALAAGLLAAVPAEAAPADQQRQRDFAAAAREFGVPENVLLGVSFLESRWDFNAGTPSTSAGYGPMHLTDLREAGTGTHHDEGEEDPRGDDARPAKLPATPAPKPPPPGLQTIDEAATLIGQDVATLRTNTTQNIRGGAALLAKYQRETGDWRAAVARYSGAKDAEGAQSFADEVFDTISKGVSRRTDDGQNVTLAASPMSPARTQAEAPKTECPKKVSCLSVPAPYQELPDNDYGNHDKADRPKSQKVEYIIIHDTEGYWDTAMDLVTDPTYVSWHYTIRSSDGQIAQHVPTKDVAWHAGNWYVNAKSVGIEHEGFAAKGTWYTEAMYRTSAKLVGYLARKYDIPLDRAHILGHDNVPGTIPSTIRGMHWDPGPYWDWAHYFELMGAPLSGFGRPGSPLVTITPDFATNQPAFTGCESAGKPCPARGSGSVVLRSEPNDSAPLLKDIGLRPDGSASTMAVSDIGSRAETGQRYVVAERRDGWTAIWYLGQKGWFRDQRTTSPAFGLVVTPKPGLATVPVFGRAYPEAEAYPANVPVQQVIPLPYTFSAGQRYSVGNVLGSEYYSATTFDPANHVVVKGKTKYVQIQFGHRIAFVKADDVRILPAL; translated from the coding sequence ATGCCGCGTCCCTTCCGTCCCGTAACCCTCGAGCCGCTCCGGCGCCGGTCCAAACGGACCGCCGGGCTCGCGGTCCTCGCCCTCGCCGCCGGGCTCCTCGCCGCGGTCCCCGCCGAAGCCGCCCCCGCGGACCAGCAGCGTCAGCGGGACTTCGCGGCCGCCGCGCGGGAATTCGGCGTCCCGGAGAACGTCCTGCTCGGCGTCTCGTTCCTGGAGTCGCGCTGGGATTTCAACGCCGGCACCCCGAGCACGTCCGCCGGGTACGGCCCGATGCACCTGACCGACCTGCGCGAAGCGGGCACGGGCACGCATCACGACGAAGGTGAGGAGGATCCGCGCGGCGACGACGCCCGCCCGGCGAAACTCCCGGCGACCCCGGCGCCGAAGCCTCCCCCACCCGGCCTCCAGACCATCGACGAAGCGGCCACGCTGATCGGCCAGGACGTCGCGACGCTGCGAACGAACACCACCCAGAACATTCGCGGTGGCGCCGCCCTCCTGGCGAAGTATCAGCGCGAGACCGGCGACTGGAGGGCCGCCGTCGCGCGCTACAGCGGCGCGAAGGACGCCGAGGGAGCGCAGTCCTTCGCCGACGAAGTCTTCGACACCATCTCCAAGGGCGTCAGCCGCAGGACCGACGACGGCCAGAACGTCACCCTCGCCGCGTCACCGATGAGCCCGGCGCGCACCCAGGCCGAAGCCCCGAAGACGGAGTGCCCGAAGAAGGTCTCGTGCCTTTCGGTGCCGGCGCCGTACCAGGAGTTGCCGGACAACGACTACGGCAACCACGACAAGGCGGACCGGCCGAAGAGCCAGAAGGTCGAATACATCATCATCCACGACACCGAGGGCTACTGGGACACGGCGATGGACCTTGTCACCGACCCGACGTACGTGAGCTGGCACTACACGATCCGCTCGTCCGACGGCCAGATCGCGCAGCACGTGCCGACCAAGGACGTCGCCTGGCACGCGGGCAACTGGTACGTCAACGCGAAGTCCGTCGGCATCGAGCACGAGGGCTTCGCCGCGAAGGGCACTTGGTACACGGAGGCGATGTACCGCACGTCCGCGAAGCTGGTCGGCTACCTCGCGCGGAAATACGACATCCCGCTCGACCGCGCGCACATCCTCGGCCACGACAACGTCCCCGGCACGATCCCCTCGACGATCCGGGGCATGCACTGGGATCCGGGCCCGTACTGGGACTGGGCGCACTACTTCGAGCTGATGGGCGCGCCGCTTTCCGGCTTCGGCCGTCCGGGCTCACCGCTGGTGACCATCACGCCGGACTTCGCCACGAACCAGCCCGCGTTCACCGGCTGCGAGTCCGCCGGAAAGCCTTGCCCGGCAAGGGGTTCCGGTTCCGTCGTACTGCGCAGCGAGCCGAACGACTCGGCGCCGCTGCTCAAGGACATCGGCCTGCGCCCGGACGGTTCGGCGAGCACGATGGCCGTTTCCGACATCGGCAGCCGGGCGGAGACCGGCCAGCGGTACGTGGTCGCCGAGCGGCGTGACGGCTGGACGGCGATCTGGTACCTCGGACAGAAGGGCTGGTTCCGCGACCAGCGCACGACGAGCCCCGCGTTCGGCCTGGTCGTCACGCCGAAGCCCGGCCTGGCGACCGTGCCGGTGTTCGGGCGCGCGTATCCCGAAGCCGAGGCCTACCCGGCGAACGTGCCGGTGCAGCAGGTCATCCCGCTGCCGTACACGTTCTCGGCCGGGCAGCGGTACTCCGTCGGCAACGTGCTCGGTTCCGAGTACTACTCGGCGACGACGTTCGACCCGGCGAACCACGTGGTCGTCAAGGGCAAGACGAAATACGTGCAGATCCAGTTCGGACACCGCATCGCCTTCGTGAAGGCGGACGACGTCCGAATCCTGCCCGCCCTCTGA
- a CDS encoding HAD family hydrolase, translating to MELLREKDHVFLDFDGPVCDVFARLPASEVADRLQRLIEPEVIASSDPFDVLRFAASCGPNAAHVVERQLTRFEGEAVALISPAPGIAEVLRDWRAQGFTVTVVSNNSVDAIRSFLGLHDLVEFVRGISARTTSDPALLKPQPALLDAAVTALGTSPVQCVMVGDSAADILAARAAGVTSIALAKTPAKRRALGALHPDALVTDVADLRLAP from the coding sequence ATGGAGCTCCTGCGCGAGAAGGACCACGTCTTCCTCGACTTCGACGGGCCGGTGTGCGACGTGTTCGCCAGGCTTCCGGCGAGCGAGGTCGCGGACCGGCTCCAACGCCTCATCGAGCCCGAGGTGATCGCCTCGTCCGATCCGTTCGACGTGCTCCGGTTCGCGGCCTCGTGCGGGCCGAACGCCGCGCACGTCGTCGAGCGGCAGCTCACCCGCTTCGAGGGGGAGGCCGTCGCCCTGATCTCGCCTGCTCCCGGTATCGCGGAAGTGCTGCGCGACTGGCGTGCGCAGGGGTTCACGGTGACGGTCGTCAGCAACAACTCCGTCGACGCGATCCGGTCCTTCCTGGGTCTGCACGACCTCGTCGAGTTCGTTCGCGGGATCAGCGCGCGGACGACGAGCGACCCGGCGCTGCTGAAGCCACAGCCGGCGCTCCTCGATGCCGCTGTGACGGCTCTCGGCACGTCACCGGTGCAGTGCGTCATGGTCGGCGACTCGGCCGCGGACATCCTGGCCGCTCGCGCCGCAGGCGTCACTTCGATCGCTCTGGCGAAGACACCAGCGAAGCGCAGGGCCCTAGGGGCCCTCCATCCCGATGCCCTGGTGACCGACGTCGCGGACTTGCGTTTAGCCCCCTAA
- the groES gene encoding co-chaperone GroES: protein MSVNIKPLEDKIVVQTSEAEETTASGLVIPDTAKEKPQEGKVLAVGPGRIDDKGNRVPLDVAVGDVVIYSKYGGTEVKYNGEDYLILSARDVLAVIN, encoded by the coding sequence GTGAGCGTGAACATCAAGCCGCTCGAGGACAAGATCGTTGTCCAGACGAGTGAGGCCGAGGAGACGACCGCTTCCGGCCTCGTCATCCCCGACACCGCCAAGGAGAAGCCCCAGGAGGGCAAGGTTCTGGCCGTGGGCCCGGGCCGCATCGACGACAAGGGCAACCGCGTTCCGCTGGACGTGGCTGTCGGCGACGTCGTCATCTACTCCAAGTACGGCGGCACCGAAGTGAAGTACAACGGTGAGGACTACTTGATCCTTTCCGCTCGCGACGTGCTGGCCGTCATCAACTGA